The Candidatus Methylomirabilota bacterium nucleotide sequence TCCCCGACGAGAACCACGAGCTGTCGCGCTCGGGCAAGCCGCGCCATCGGCTCGAGCGCTTCCGCATCATCCTGGACTGGTTCACCCGCCGCCTCGCCCCGGAGCCCGCCCGTGGCCGTTGAGGGGCGCGTCGCGCTGGTGACGGGTGCCCAGCAGGGCATCGGGCGCGCCACCGCCGTCGCGCTGGCACGCGCGGGCGCGGACGTGGCGCTGAACTATCTCGACGATCGCGCGGCCACCGACAAGGCCGCGGAGGAGATCCGTGGGCTGGGGCGTCGGGCCCTCGTCGTCCAGGGCGACGTCTCCCGCGCCGCCGAAGTGGCCGCCATGGTGGCCGCGGTGGGGCGCGGGCTCGGCGTGCCGGACATCCTGGTCAACAACGCCGGCGTCTATCCCCGCTCGCCGTTCCTCGAGCTCGCCGAGCGCGAGTGGGATCTCGTGCTGGGCGTGAACCTCAAGGGCTCGTTCCTCTGCGCGCAGGCGGTGGCGCGGGCGCTCGTGGCGACGGGGCGGCGCGGGGCCATCGTCAACATCGCCTCCCAGGCCATCCGCGGCGCCCCGCTGGGCGTGCACTACACGGCGAGCAAGGGCGGGGTGGTGGCGATGACGCGGGCGATGGCGCTGGCCCTCGCCCCGCACGGGATCCGGGTGAACGCGGTGGCGCCGGGAACCACGGATACCGCGCAGCCGCGGTACGAGCACAGCGAGGCGGCGATGGCGGAGATCTCACGCGCGGTGCCGCTGGGGCACATGGCGGCGCCGGAGGACATCGCGGACGTGATCGTGTTCCTCGCCAGCGATGCCGCGCGCCACATCACCGGCGAGACCGTGCACGCCAACGGCGGTTCCTACATGGCGTAAGGGGCGCCGTGGGCGCGAACTAGAGGCGCTTCAGGGTGCGCGCGTGCGCGTCCCAGATGGGGTGGGGGAGGCGCTCGCCGAAGGTCTGGTAGAACTGGCCCAGCTCGTCGAGCGCGCCCGCCCAGTCTTCCCGCCCCACGCGCAGCGCCTCGGCGAGACGGGCCGGCGGCATGTCGAGCCCGCTGAGGTCCAGCGCGCCCGCCGTGGGCACGTTGCCGATGGGCGTCTCGGTGGCCTCCCCGCCGCCCTGTATCCGCTCGAGGATCCACTTGAGCACGCGCACGTTCTCGCTGTAGCCCGGCCAGAGGAACTTCCCGTCCGCGTCGCGGCGGAACCAGTTCACGCGGAAGATCTTCGGCGGGTTCTTGATCCGCCGCCCCATGGCCAGCCAGTGCGCGAGGTAGTCGGCCATGTTGTAGCCGCAGAACGGGATCATGGCCATGGGATCCCGGCGCACCACGCCCACCTTGCCGGTGATCGCCGCCGTCGTCTCGGTGCCCATCGCCGAGCCCAGGAACACCCCGTGATCCCAGTCGAAGGCCTCGAACACCAACGGGACCACCTGCGCGCGCCGCGAGCCGAAGATGAAGCCCGAGATCGGCACGCCCGCAGGGTCTTCCCAGTTGGGCGCGATGGACGGGCACTGCGAGGCGAGCACGGTGAAGCGCGAGTTCGGGTGGGCGGCGGGACCGGCGCCCGGCTGCCAGGGGTTCCCCTGCCAGTCGACCGTGCCCCCGGGGGCCTTCGTCTCCATCCCTTCCCACCAGGGCTCACGATCGGGCGTCATTGCGACGTTGGTGAAGATGGTGTTGGAGCGGACCATGGCCATTCCGTTCGGGTTGGTCTTGGCGCTGGTGTTGGGCGCGACGCCGAAGAAGCCTCGCTCGGGATTCACCGCGCGGAGCTGGCCCTGCTGGTCCACGTGGATCCAGGCGATGTCGTCGCCCACCGTCCAGCAGCGGTAGCCGGGCAGGCGGGAGATGACCATGGCGAGGTTCGTCTTGCCGGACGCGCTTGGCATGGCGCCGGCGAGGTAGGTGACCTTGCCGGTGGGATCCTCCACGCCGAGGATCAGCATGTGCTCGGCGAGCCAGCCCTCGCCACGGGCCTGGGCCGAGGCAATCCGCAGCGCATGGCACTTCTTGCCGAGGAGCGCGTTGCCGCCGTAGCCGGAGCCGACGCTCCAGATGAGCTTCTCCTCGGGGAAGTGCAGGATGAAGCGGCGCTCGGGGGAGAGGTCGCCGAGGGAGTGTAGCCCCGGGACGAAGTCGTCGTCGGCGCGCATGTGCTCGAAGGCCACCGCGCCCACCCGCGTCATGATGTGCATGCTCGCGGTGGCGTACGGGCTGTCCGTCACCATGACGCCGACGCGGCTCATCGTCGACCCCGCCGGACCCATCAGGTACGGGATCACGTACATGGTCCGGCCCCGCATGGCGCCCCGGAAGAGGCCGCCCACGCGCGACTTGGCCTCCTTCGGATCCATCCAGTTGTTGGTGGGGCCGGCGTCGTCCTTGTCCCGTGAGCAGATGAACGTTAGCTGCTCGGTGCGCGCGACGTCGCTGGGATGGCTGCGGTGGAGATAGCAACTCGGGTAGGTCTTGGGATTGAGCGGCACGAGCGTGCCGTCGCCCAGCATCTGGCCCACCAGCCGGTCGTACTCGGCCTTGGAGCCGTCACACCACACGACGTCGGCCGGGGTGGTGAGGCCGGCGACCTCGTCCACCCATTTCTCTGCGACACTCGTCATGGCCATCGGTGCCCTCGCGGTGTCATGGGATGGGGGCCTGGATCCTTCGGCTCCGGCGTACTGTAGCAGAATTCCACGGAGGATCGGACGGCGAAGTTGACCCCGCGAGAGCGGCCGCCCGATCCGCGCATGGTCGGCGCGACCGGGCGGCGTCGTGTCCGGCGAATCAGGCGGCAGGCTCGCGCTCGCGCCCCTCGTAGCGCGCGAGCTTGCTTCTCAGCGTCTTCGGCGTGATACCGAGGATGTCGGCGGCGCGCGTCTTGTTGCCGTCGTAGCGCGCGAGCGTGCGCAGGAGAAGGTCGCGCTCGGCATCGTCGAGCTTGGTCCCCACGGGGATCACCACCGAGTCCACGCCGTCGGCGGGCGCCTCGGCCGGCGCGGCCGGCCGCGTGGCGGCGCCGACCGGCAGGAGCTCGCGCGTGATGATGTCGCCCGGGCAGGCCACGGTGGCCCGCTCGATGATGTTCCGCAGCTCGCGCACGTTGCCCGGCCAGGTCCCCAGCATGAGCTGCTGCAGGGACGCCTCGTCGACCCCCTTGACGCGCTTGTCGTACTTCCCGTTGAACTCCTCGACGAACGCCTCCACGAGGAGCGGGATGTCCTCCTTGCGCTGCCGCAGGGGCGGCATGGCCACCGAGAAGACGTTGAGGCGGTAAAAGAGATCCTCGCGGAACGTGCCGTCCTTGACCGCCTTGACGGGATCCTTGTTCGTGGCGGCGATGATGCGCACATCCACGTTGAGCTCGCCCTTGCCGCCCAGACGACGGACGGTCCCTTCCTGAAGGATGCGGAGGTACTTGGCCTGGAGCGCGGGGCTCATCTCCACGATCTCGTCGAGGAAAATGGTGCCCTTGTCGGCGAGCTCGAAGTAGCCAGCGCGGCGCTCGAGGGCGCCGGTGAACGCCCCCTTCTCGTGACCGAACAGCTCGCTCTCCAGCAGCGTCTCGGGGATCGCGGAGCAGTTGACCGCCACGAAGGGCGCCTTGCGCCGCGGGGACATGTCGTGGAGGGTGCGCGCGACCAGCTCCTTGCCGGTCCCACTCTCACCCGAAATGAGGACGGGCGCGTTGGTGGGCTCCGCCATCTCGATCATGTGATAGATCTCCTGCATCGGGCGGCTCGTGCCGAGCAGGCTCCCGAGCCCGCGCGCCTCCTTGAGCTGGCGGCGGAGGAGCGTGACCTCGCGCATCATCTCCGACTTCTCGAGCGCCTTCTCGATGAGGGGCCGGAGACGCCGCGTCTCCACCGGCTTGGTGATGTAGTCGTACACCCCGCGCTTCAT carries:
- a CDS encoding SDR family NAD(P)-dependent oxidoreductase — its product is MAVEGRVALVTGAQQGIGRATAVALARAGADVALNYLDDRAATDKAAEEIRGLGRRALVVQGDVSRAAEVAAMVAAVGRGLGVPDILVNNAGVYPRSPFLELAEREWDLVLGVNLKGSFLCAQAVARALVATGRRGAIVNIASQAIRGAPLGVHYTASKGGVVAMTRAMALALAPHGIRVNAVAPGTTDTAQPRYEHSEAAMAEISRAVPLGHMAAPEDIADVIVFLASDAARHITGETVHANGGSYMA
- a CDS encoding phosphoenolpyruvate carboxykinase (GTP) encodes the protein MAMTSVAEKWVDEVAGLTTPADVVWCDGSKAEYDRLVGQMLGDGTLVPLNPKTYPSCYLHRSHPSDVARTEQLTFICSRDKDDAGPTNNWMDPKEAKSRVGGLFRGAMRGRTMYVIPYLMGPAGSTMSRVGVMVTDSPYATASMHIMTRVGAVAFEHMRADDDFVPGLHSLGDLSPERRFILHFPEEKLIWSVGSGYGGNALLGKKCHALRIASAQARGEGWLAEHMLILGVEDPTGKVTYLAGAMPSASGKTNLAMVISRLPGYRCWTVGDDIAWIHVDQQGQLRAVNPERGFFGVAPNTSAKTNPNGMAMVRSNTIFTNVAMTPDREPWWEGMETKAPGGTVDWQGNPWQPGAGPAAHPNSRFTVLASQCPSIAPNWEDPAGVPISGFIFGSRRAQVVPLVFEAFDWDHGVFLGSAMGTETTAAITGKVGVVRRDPMAMIPFCGYNMADYLAHWLAMGRRIKNPPKIFRVNWFRRDADGKFLWPGYSENVRVLKWILERIQGGGEATETPIGNVPTAGALDLSGLDMPPARLAEALRVGREDWAGALDELGQFYQTFGERLPHPIWDAHARTLKRL
- a CDS encoding sigma-54 dependent transcriptional regulator, with the translated sequence MKRGVYDYITKPVETRRLRPLIEKALEKSEMMREVTLLRRQLKEARGLGSLLGTSRPMQEIYHMIEMAEPTNAPVLISGESGTGKELVARTLHDMSPRRKAPFVAVNCSAIPETLLESELFGHEKGAFTGALERRAGYFELADKGTIFLDEIVEMSPALQAKYLRILQEGTVRRLGGKGELNVDVRIIAATNKDPVKAVKDGTFREDLFYRLNVFSVAMPPLRQRKEDIPLLVEAFVEEFNGKYDKRVKGVDEASLQQLMLGTWPGNVRELRNIIERATVACPGDIITRELLPVGAATRPAAPAEAPADGVDSVVIPVGTKLDDAERDLLLRTLARYDGNKTRAADILGITPKTLRSKLARYEGREREPAA